A genome region from Tenebrio molitor chromosome 4, icTenMoli1.1, whole genome shotgun sequence includes the following:
- the fest gene encoding uncharacterized protein fest isoform X2: protein MNKLYKPKDSLTKVSKNVRREVRPRSRSVYTTSSYISDDLGTPRDINKYDSPSQWSPYVPKPIVVKNYYPDDLNSETWTDEGYMGGTTITPHGVISLRLHDRIRVDISLDRAIRIINMKNYIVLALNASGSSSALIHPNGRVLQYGSRVEILAHDGQGNNKYAKMWYKGVSFTSDQCALVYLVDSAGTRTTTDTFTDLTGDITLDVFYNRPNCNLDFACVTPGTHLVNEAVSILQSANYWLTEDRTDNWIINNVRISQTADGLVRVGRNSNKFSLRTSPTNGSASVSSPYLHCTGSMGQTRHLFVRRGERRMHYDGTTFIVRNAGHSAGFDERHQLKVY from the exons atgaacaaaCTGTACAAACCCAAAG ATAGTTTAACTAAAGTGTCGAAAAATGTCCGTCGAGAGGTGCGCCCCCGCAGCCGCAGCGTCTACACGACCAGCTCGTACATCAGCGACGACCTGGGAACACCGCGCGACATCAACAAATACGACAGCCCGTCGCAATGGTCGCCCTACGTGCCCAAACCCATCGTGGTGAAGAACTACTACCCGGATGACCTGAAC AGCGAGACCTGGACCGACGAGGGGTACATGGGCGGCACCACGATCACTCCCCACGGGGTCATCTCGCTCCGGTTGCACGACAGGATCCGCGTCGACATCTCCCTCGACAGGGCCATCAGGATCATCAACATGAAGAACTACATCGTGCTGGCTCTCAACGCGAGCGGCAGCTCCTCGGCGCTGATACACCCCAACGGCAGGGTCCTCCAGTACGGCTCCAGGGTCGAGATATTAGCCCACGACGGCCAAGGCAACAACAA ATACGCGAAAATGTGGTACAAGGGTGTGAGCTTCACCAGCGACCAGTGCGCTCTCGTCTACTTGGTGGACTCGGCAGGAACCAGGACCACCACCGACACCTTCACCGACCTGACCGGCGACATCACGCTGGACGTCTTCTACAA TCGTCCCAATTGCAATCTTGACTTTGCTTGCGTGACTCCCGGCACCCACTTGGTCAACGAGGCTGTCAGCATTCTGCAGTCGGCCAATTATTGGCTGACGGAGGACCGCACCGACAACTGGATCATTAATAACGTGAGGATTTCGCAGACTGCGGACGGGTTGGTCAG GGTGGGCCGCAACAGTAACAAATTCTCGTTGCGCACGTCCCCGACGAACGGGTCGGCGTCAGTGTCATCGCCATACCTCCACTGCACCGGCTCCATGGGTCAGACGCGCCACCTGTTCGTGCGACGCGGCGAGAGGAGGATGCACTACGACGGGACCACCTTCATTGTCCGAAACGCCGGCCACTCGGCCGGCTTCGACGAACGACACCAACTTAAAGTTTATTAA
- the LOC138128636 gene encoding FAST kinase domain-containing protein 5, mitochondrial: MMRHIVSNYKCFNLIKQCPGLNSSAPRVPKTRNDSVTPNLTFSPTRRNVHSSSQTLAKLFLNIENEYAFKALPELAEVKPSWAPTTPTTLEDFDRLLDQNWRRSSASAIVEAFERAKDVSHNIPLSDPRFDKLVDGLMDHCDKLTDDELLKLLLLLVEYPPCDNFNSHNFHDVWSCLDDICCWKMDAWSFPKMYTYANAWYKLHLGRLSDFVHEVVDKAAVKPHRLSKNMLLYTFFYINVGRKHPVAFEFEHALALRIREFNPDELAVIALGYFKTKSKVKLKPILSAMIHAIVENCGTINEISLTAMLKAIRLSQHLETVDELNFMLDRLVEQIPRLSTLSCVHLALVGTGLQLKHESSLKKCTEKVSNDLKNIRVKDIERMLLACSMFDVDSSPSFYEGAFEEIHKDTRRKEFVRYTRALPSALNYLSLRKIYSYELTNQVLGEEHIHEIHGKPSKCLPRELFSLDCCIDIECPDYEGNRLTPLKRYKAVKWLVEYTPCHNQWKRLSMADKFYLSVVDHVTAVVGDHSLIRSDHVLPHFSKSDIILCREKASGKFVAPFGFENYILGDVKRPLDLDKYLWYAVVVLSPNQTIRNASLPLGSMIMKKRQLKAVGYVPIFVFWNEFMEYSSEEKTKLLRGKLEEVVALNTSRVVSSP; this comes from the exons atgatgagACATATCGTAAGCAATTACAAGTGTTTCAATCTCATAAAGCAGTGCCCCGGACTCAACTCGAGTGCCCCACGTGTCCCAAAGACTCGCAATGACAGTGTCAcgcctaacctcactttctctCCGACTCGGAGAAACGTCCATTCGTCGAGTCAAACCCTCGCCAAGCTGTTTCTCAACATCGAGAACGAGTACGCTTTTAAAGCCTTACCGGAACTCGCGGAGGTCAAGCCGTCGTGGGCCCCCACGACTCCGACAACACTCGAAGACTTCGACCGGTTGCTCGACCAGAACTGGCGACGCTCCAGCGCCAGCGCTATAGTCGAGGCGTTCGAACGAGCGAAAGACGTGTCGCACAATATCCCCTTGTCCGACCCCCGCTTTGACAAGCTGGTGGACGGGTTGATGGACCACTGTGACAAACTCACCGACGACGAACTGCTCAAGCTGTTGCTGCTGCTTGTCGAGTACCCCCCGTGCGACAACTTCAACTCGCACAACTTCCACGACGTGTGGAGTTGCCTCGACGACATCTGCTGCTGGAAAATGGACGCTTGGAGCTTCCCCAAAATGTACACGTATGCCAATGCTTGGTACAAATTGCATCTGGGGCGTCTGTCGGACTTTGTGCACGAAGTCGTGGACAAAGCGGCGGTCAAGCCGCACCGACTCTCCAAAAACATGCTCCTCTACACGTTTTTCTACATTAACGTGGGCCGCAAACACCCCGTCGCGTTCGAATTCGAACACGCTCTGGCCCTCCGGATTCGCGAGTTCAACCCAGACGAACTGGCCGTAATCGCGTTGGGGTACTTCAAGACGAAAAGCAAAGTCAAGCTCAAGCCGATTTTGAGCGCTATGATCCACGCTATTGTCGAAAATTGCGGCACAATCAACGAAATTAGTTTGACAGCTATGCTGAAG GCGATTCGCTTGTCCCAACACTTGGAAACGGTAGACGAGTTGAATTTCATGTTAGATAGGCTCGTTGAACAAATTCCGCGACTCTCGACGCTCTCGTGTGTACACTTGGCTCTTGTCGGAACAGGGCTCCAGTTGAAGCACGAATCCAGTTTAAAAAAGTGCACCGAGAAAGTCTccaatgatttaaaaaatattagagTCAAAGATATTGAACGCATGTTGCTCGCGTGCTCCATGTTTGACGTAGACTCGAGTCCCAGTTTTTACGAGGGGGCGTTCGAAGAGATCCACAAAGACACCAGGCGCAAGGAGTTTGTGCGGTACACCAGAGCCCTCCCCAGCGCTCTCAATTATCTCAGTTTACGCAAAATCTACTCGTACGAGCTCACGAATCAAGTGTTGGGTGAAGAGCACATCCACGAGATTCACGGAAAACCTTCAAAATGTCTCCCCAGAGAATTGTTTTCTCTTGATTGTTGCATCGATATCGAATGTCCGGACTACGAGGGCAACCGGTTGACCCCCTTGAAGAGATACAAAGCAGTCAAGTGGTTGGTGGAATACACACCGTGTCACAATCAGTGGAAAAGGCTCTCAATGGCTGATAAGTTTTACTTGAGCGTTGTCGACCACGTGACAGCGGTCGTAGGCGACCACAGTTTGATACGCAGCGATCACGTGTTGCCCCATTTCAGCAAATCAG ATATTATCTTGTGTCGGGAGAAAGCTAGTGGGAAGTTTGTCGCGCCGTTTGGCTTCGAGAATTACATTTTGGGGGATGTTAAGAGACCTTTAGATCTGGACAAGTACTTGTGGTACGCTGTAGTGGTGTTGTCACCCAATCAGACGATAAGAAACGCAAGTCTTCCGCTAGGAAGCATGATCATGAAGAAGCGACAGTTAAAGGCTGTTGGTTACGTCCCGATTTTT GTGTTTTGGAACGAGTTTATGGAATATTCGAGTGAAGAAAAGACGAAATTGTTGCGGGGAAAGTTGGAGGAAGTCGTGGCTTTGAACACTTCCCGGGTGGTTTCGTCGCCGTAA
- the LOC138128637 gene encoding scavenger receptor class B member 1-like: MSAVEDEISTAGTEDALLKGSRRSSATISSAERCCPRLKKRKARCAPLCYIITSVIFLVWGLATLVWTPFHVFMIERLRMTPGFPPYEWWKNPPDEVLIRAYVFNVTNVEEFLNNTDTKLNMEEIGPIVFREKLTHTNVTFNENGTMTYVATRKAIFLPELNTIDLNATIVVPNWALLGIASYLSDQSFFVKLGFNLLTRSVKPQQFRTLTIDQFLWNYTDPMLEAAYKIAPFLVPIKNLGILSRIYSNFTNTVTVYIGTKHGDKKFFMIDRYDGTDQLPNYGKMCGTGVVGSSEGVAYQQYITKNTTIKYWRKTFCKMATLHYKKDESKYGINAYRFNLIDSIFNRTEPAEDDCFRGQPRFPDGISDISKCHFGFPLATSFPHFMYGDEAIHSYVTGMKPNRTKHESYLIVEPMTGVPLESNARSQSNLVVRKLTGFNELVTQFSDTIIPMFWLEYNQQGLPWYIVALVYFQVNILPIFQRFFTAFLLAGSVILICLYIKYKRKQRLLDNKVLVFEKELFIGKP; this comes from the exons ATGTCCGCCGTCGAGGACGAGATCAGCACCGCAGGCACCGAGGACGCGCTGCTCAAGGGGTCGAGGCGCAGCTCCGCCACCATCAGCTCCGCGGAGCGCTGCTGCCCCCGGTTGAAGAAGCGCAAGGCGAGATGCG CTCCTCTGTGTTACATCATCACAAGCGTGATTTTTCTCGTGTGGGGGTTGGCCACGCTGGTCTGGACCCCGTTCCACGTGTTCATGATCGAGCGGCTGAGAATGACGCCGGGGTTTCCCCCCTACGAGTGGTGGAAAAACCCCCCGGACGAGGTCCTCATCAGGGCGTACGTCTTCAACGTGACCAACGTCGAAGAGTTCCTCAACAACACCGACACCAAGCTCAACATGGAGGAGATCGGACCGATCGTTTTCAG GGAAAAGCTGACGCACACCAACGTGACCTTCAACGAAAACGGCACCATGACCTATGTGGCAACGCGTAAGGCCATCTTTCTGCCAGAACTGAACACCATAGACCTGAACGCCACCATCGTGGTGCCCAACTGGGCCCTACTG GGCATCGCCTCGTACCTATCCGACCAGAGCTTCTTCGTCAAGCTGGGCTTCAACCTGTTGACGAGGTCGGTGAAGCCGCAACAGTTCCGCACTCTCACCATCGACCAGTTCTTGTGGAACTACACCGACCCCATGCTCGAAGCGGCCTACAAGATCGCACCTTTTCTAGTCCCCATCAAAAATCTGGGAATTTTGTCTAGG ATCTACAGCAACTTCACCAACACGGTGACCGTGTACATCGGTACCAAACACGGCGACAAGAAGTTCTTCATGATTGACAGGTACGATGGTACCGACCAGTTGCCCAATTACGGGAAAATGTGCGGTACTGGAGTCGTGGGTTCGTCGGAGGGCGTGGCTTACCAGCAGTACATCACCAAAAACACCACCATCAAGTACTGGCGGAAGACATTTTGCAAGATGGCGACTCTGCACTACAAGA AGGACGAGTCCAAGTACGGAATCAACGCCTACCGGTTCAACCTGATCGACTCCATCTTTAACCGAACCGAACCGGCGGAAGACGATTGCTTCCGGGGCCAGCCGCGCTTCCCCGACGGCATCTCCGACATCTCAAAGTGTCACTTCGGGTTCCCCTTGGCCACCAGCTTCCCCCACTTCATGTACGGCGACGAGGCGATCCACTCGTACGTCACCGGGATGAAACCGAACCGAACAAAACATGAATCGTACCTGATCGTCGAACCG ATGACCGGAGTACCACTCGAGTCAAACGCCCGCTCGCAGAGCAACCTAGTCGTCAGAAAACTGACAGGTTTCAACGAATTGGTGACGCAATTCAGCGACACCATCATTCCTATGTTCTGGTTGGAATAT AACCAACAGGGCCTACCTTGGTACATAGTCGCCTTGGTCTACTTCCAAGTCAATATTCTCCCCATTTTCCAGCGGTTTTTCACAGCGTTCCTACTCGCCGGAAGCGTGATCCTCATCTGTCTGTACATAAAGTACAAGAGGAAGCAACGGCTACTAGATAATAAGGTCCTAGTGTTCGAAAAAGAACTCTTCATCGGGAAACCGTAG
- the fest gene encoding uncharacterized protein fest isoform X1, which produces MNKLYKPKVTFSDSLTKVSKNVRREVRPRSRSVYTTSSYISDDLGTPRDINKYDSPSQWSPYVPKPIVVKNYYPDDLNSETWTDEGYMGGTTITPHGVISLRLHDRIRVDISLDRAIRIINMKNYIVLALNASGSSSALIHPNGRVLQYGSRVEILAHDGQGNNKYAKMWYKGVSFTSDQCALVYLVDSAGTRTTTDTFTDLTGDITLDVFYNRPNCNLDFACVTPGTHLVNEAVSILQSANYWLTEDRTDNWIINNVRISQTADGLVRVGRNSNKFSLRTSPTNGSASVSSPYLHCTGSMGQTRHLFVRRGERRMHYDGTTFIVRNAGHSAGFDERHQLKVY; this is translated from the exons atgaacaaaCTGTACAAACCCAAAG TAACATTTTCAGATAGTTTAACTAAAGTGTCGAAAAATGTCCGTCGAGAGGTGCGCCCCCGCAGCCGCAGCGTCTACACGACCAGCTCGTACATCAGCGACGACCTGGGAACACCGCGCGACATCAACAAATACGACAGCCCGTCGCAATGGTCGCCCTACGTGCCCAAACCCATCGTGGTGAAGAACTACTACCCGGATGACCTGAAC AGCGAGACCTGGACCGACGAGGGGTACATGGGCGGCACCACGATCACTCCCCACGGGGTCATCTCGCTCCGGTTGCACGACAGGATCCGCGTCGACATCTCCCTCGACAGGGCCATCAGGATCATCAACATGAAGAACTACATCGTGCTGGCTCTCAACGCGAGCGGCAGCTCCTCGGCGCTGATACACCCCAACGGCAGGGTCCTCCAGTACGGCTCCAGGGTCGAGATATTAGCCCACGACGGCCAAGGCAACAACAA ATACGCGAAAATGTGGTACAAGGGTGTGAGCTTCACCAGCGACCAGTGCGCTCTCGTCTACTTGGTGGACTCGGCAGGAACCAGGACCACCACCGACACCTTCACCGACCTGACCGGCGACATCACGCTGGACGTCTTCTACAA TCGTCCCAATTGCAATCTTGACTTTGCTTGCGTGACTCCCGGCACCCACTTGGTCAACGAGGCTGTCAGCATTCTGCAGTCGGCCAATTATTGGCTGACGGAGGACCGCACCGACAACTGGATCATTAATAACGTGAGGATTTCGCAGACTGCGGACGGGTTGGTCAG GGTGGGCCGCAACAGTAACAAATTCTCGTTGCGCACGTCCCCGACGAACGGGTCGGCGTCAGTGTCATCGCCATACCTCCACTGCACCGGCTCCATGGGTCAGACGCGCCACCTGTTCGTGCGACGCGGCGAGAGGAGGATGCACTACGACGGGACCACCTTCATTGTCCGAAACGCCGGCCACTCGGCCGGCTTCGACGAACGACACCAACTTAAAGTTTATTAA
- the LOC138128641 gene encoding farnesol dehydrogenase-like, which produces MVLSMNRWAGKVAVVTGASSGIGAAIADALVEHGLIVAGVARRVQLVEQRSRQLSGKKGKLHAVKADITREEDILKAFTWIADNLGPVHILVNNAGYMKEGLLTEGDTQEWKKEFDVNVLALCIATREAIRVMRTNDIQGHVIHINSIAGHAAPKAPKLNVYSATKYAVTALTETLRQELNTLQSKIKITSVSPGLVVSEMTVLCKDISDERKKYLETRPILKPEDIADGVVYALSTPEHVQIHELTIKPVGEPY; this is translated from the exons ATGGTGCTGTCCATGAACCGGTGGGCGGGTAAAGTGGCGGTGGTGACTGGTGCCAGCTCCGGAATCGGCGCCGCCATCGCCGACGCCCTCGTCGAACACGGTCTGATC GTCGCGGGAGTTGCCCGTCGAGTCCAACTCGTCGAGCAACGTTCCCGACAACTTTCAGGCAAGAAGGGCAAACTCCACGCCGTCAAAGCGGACATCACCAGAGAAGAAGACATCTTGAAAGCTTTCACATGGATCGCAGACAATTTAGGACCTGTCCACATCTTAGTCAACAACGCCGGCTACATGAAAGAGGGTTTGTTGACAGAAGGTGACACTCAAGAGTGGAAGAAAGAGTTCGACGTGAACGTCTTGGCGCTGTGCATCGCCACAAGGGAGGCGATCAGAGTGATGCGGACCAACGATATTCAAGGTCACGTCATACACATCAACAGTATCGCGGGACACGCGGCCCCCAAAGCGCCAAAATTGAATGTGTATTCCGCGACCAAGTATGCGGTGACGGCGCTCACCGAGACGCTGAGGCAAGAGTTGAACACGCTCcaaagcaaaattaaaattacg AGTGTTAGTCCAGGACTCGTTGTCAGTGAGATGACAGTCTTGTGTAAGGATATCTCCGACGAAAGAAAGAAATATCTGGAAACTAGACCAATACTGAAACCGGAGGACATTGCAGATGGCGTTGTCTACGCTTTGTCGACCCCCGAACACGTCCAG ATCCACGAGTTGACCATCAAACCAGTCGGAGAACCGTACTGA
- the Coa7 gene encoding cytochrome c oxidase assembly factor 7 homolog: MAYNFQSESEVKEFIKNLGIEYRFGCYSEKKAEVCHLLADYLESIDKNYEKASLVYKTTCDDYKYAKSCSKYATYALLGKGAKKSDFKAAYSYFDKGCDLGDPKSCFHQGLLLITRNEQQGIAQDPMKGMSLLEKSCLAEHSNACYYLSGMYIAGVRKHDKKDSGSSGSEKVEYAVPSDMKKAFQFALKGCELGNMYSCANLSQMYKKGDGVEKNPELAAKYKKIAMEMQDDVQGGKTLSFQEGLT; encoded by the exons ATGGCCTACAATTTCCAGTCCGAGAGTGAGGTTAAGgagtttatcaaaaatttagGCATCGAGTACCGATTCGGGTGCTACAGCGAGAAAAAAGCCGAAG TGTGCCATTTGCTCGCCGATTATTTAGAATCGATCGACAAAAATTACGAGAAGGCCAGTCTCGTTTACAAGACCACTTGCGACGACTACAAATATGCCAAAAGTTGTTCAAAATACGCCACCTACGCCTTATTGGGCAAGGGGGCGAAAAAATCAGACTTCAAAGCGGCGTACAGTTATTTTGACAAGGGGTGTGATCTGGGGGACCCTAAGTCTTGTTTCCACCAGGGATTGCTCCTGATCACCAGAAATGAGCAACAAGGAATTGCGCAGGACCCCATGAAG GGGATGTCACTTTTGGAGAAGTCATGTCTAGCAGAGCACAGCAATGCTTGTTACTACTTGTCAGGGATGTACATTGCAGGGGTGAGGAAACATGACAAGAAGGACAGTGGCAGTTCTGGTAGTGAGAAGGTTGAATATGCAGTACCCTCGGATATGAAGAAGGCATTTCAGTTTGCTTTGAAGGGGTGTGAGTTGGGGAATATGTACAGTTGTGCCAACTTGAGTCAAATGTACAAGAAAGGGGACG GTGTGGAGAAAAATCCTGAGCTGGCAGCAAAGTACAAAAAGATCGCGATGGAAATGCAGGACGATGTGCAAGGAGGGAAAACCTTGTCGTTCCAGGAGGGGCTCACGTAG
- the Nct gene encoding nicastrin, whose amino-acid sequence MDFNINSVLFTIIALFYVITSGDAIRTKDKMYENIDAAKACFRRMNATHQIGCTSARGGSTGAIHYCTSQADLDFILKNGTAPPYVPVIPTKLFNLANMNKLRHSKKISGLLVYANDDKLDDFTHEQQCPNVESGLKDTCKASRVWNPKGSGLLHQDIPFPVFFVESEGSIEFAKGCFEKHNNYSFDTQRDRSLCSLQLISFMHATTSSSTCIRRSNAVTNLNPVKFCDPLGDRNAWASLFPLVSGPNFTEPIRDVSYVIVSARLDSTSMFEKTEGAVAPVTGLVALLATAKYLKSMLPSDEHYSKNVLFVVFNGETYDYIGSQRFVYELLKGNFPSKSKEHLPAITIEDIDLFVELSQLNKTETVVAHYLSGSKPKDFVFKLSTNARASGLNLDEAEDSLPPGSLHTFLKNRTNLPGLILADHKTRYLNPFYNSVYDNATNLNYAYLNLSQSTLVAEDCIQTHVQKVATMLAKSLYTEITNASYQDATNDVADLQFIDELFYCYLQNANCRVHQAIQQLELRKQPLSLYVGVEVVSNFITKLVGLTLAWVTADVVDETGKNCTNEPKNYAVRYYNMSRSLDDLNTTLCFRTTMNFTEAVSPAFVIEDYDWSSGQYSSWTESTWGDIKLKIFLKPSAAHENMTIALGSMVFIFSLLFVYFVKSRSHILFAPQLPTLAPTSC is encoded by the exons ATGGATTTTAACATAAATTCAGtactttttacaataattgcaTTATTTTACGTAATTACAAGCG GAGATGCAATCCGCACGAAGGATAAAATGTACGAAAATATCGACGCCGCCAAGGCATGTTTTCGACGTATGAACGCCACCCACCAGATCGGTTGCACAT CTGCTAGAGGGGGCTCCACCGGCGCCATCCACTACTGCACCAGCCAAGCCGACCTGGACTTCATCCTAAAAAACGGAACTGCGCCTCCGTACGTCCCCGTCATCCCCACGAAGCTCTTCAACCTAGCCAACATGAACAAACTGCGCCACTCGAAGAAGATCTCAGGGCTGCTGGTCTACGCCAACGACGACAAACTCGACGACTTCACGCACGAACAGCAGTGTCCTAACGTCGAGTCCGGTCTGAAGGACACGTGCAAAGCGAGCAGAGTGTGGAATCCGAAGGGAAGCGGCTTGCTGCACCAGGACATCCCCTTCCCGGTGTTTTTCGTGGAGAGCGAGGGCAGCATCGAGTTCGCGAAGGGGTGCTTCGAGAAGCACAACAACTACTCGTTCGACACGCAGCGCGACAGGTCCTTGTGCTCTCTGCAGTTGATCTCGTTCATGCACGCCACGACGAGCAGCTCGACGTGCATCAGGCGGTCAAACGCCGTCACCAATTTGAATCCGGTGAAGTTCTGCGACCCTCTCGGCGACCGGAACGCGTGGGCGTCGCTGTTCCCGCTGGTTTCGGGGCCCAACTTCACCGAGCCCATCAGAGACGTCAGCTATGTAATCGTGTCGGCGCGGTTGGACTCGACGTCGATGTTCGAGAAGACCGAGGGGGCGGTCGCGCCGGTCACGGGGCTGGTGGCGCTGCTCGCCACCGCCAAATATCTAAAGTCGATGCTGCCCTCCGACGAGCACTACAGCAAGAACGTGCTGTTCGTCGTGTTCAACGGCGAGACGTACGATTATATAGGGTCGCAGAGGTTCGTGTACGAGCTGCTCAAGGGGAACTTCCCCAGCAAGTCGAAGGAGCACCTTCCGGCTATCACGATCGAAGACATCGACTTGTTCGTGGAGTTGAGCCAGCTGAACAAGACCGAAACCGTCGTGGCCCACTACCTGTCAGGCTCCAAACCGAAAGACTTTGTGTTCAAATTGAGCACGAATGCGCGGGCGAGCGGCCTCAACTTGGACGAGGCCGAAGACAGTTTGCCCCCGGGGTCTCTTCACACCTTCCTCAAAAACCGGACCAATCTCCCCGGCCTGATCTTGGCCGACCACAAGACCCGCTACCTCAACCCGTTTTACAACTCCGTCTACGACAACGCCACCAATTTGAACTACGCTTACTTGAACCTGAGTCAGAGCACGCTCGTCGCGGAGGATTGCATTCAGACGCACGTCCAGAAGGTCGCCACGATGTTGGCGAAGAGTTTGTACACGGAAATCACCAACGCAAGTTATCAGGACGCTACTAATGACGTGGCAGATTTGCAATTTATCGACGAGTTGTTCTACTGTTACCTGCAGAATGCCAACTGTCGGGTCCATCAAGCCATACAACAATTG GAGTTGCGAAAACAGCCGCTCAGTTTGTACGTGGGGGTGGAAGTCGTGTCCAATTTTATTACCAAGCTGGTAGGGTTGACCTTGGCGTGGGTTACGGCCGACGTCGTCGACGAGACCGGCAAGAATTGCACCAACGAACCAAAGAACTAC GCCGTGCGCTACTACAACATGTCGCGCAGTCTCGATGATCTCAATACGACCCTGTGCTTCAGGACCACCATGAACTTCACGGAAGCCGTAAGTCCGGCGTTCGTGATCGAGG ATTACGATTGGTCGTCCGGCCAGTACAGCAGCTGGACTGAGTCGACCTGGGGCGACATCAAACTCAAGATATTCCTAAAACCTTCCGCCGCCCACGAGAACATGACCATAGCGTTAGGCTCCATGGTTTTTATCTTTTCACTACTATTCGTGTACTTCGTAAAGTCAAGGTCGCACATTTTGTTCGCGCCACAATTACCAACTCTAGCCCCAACCAGTTGTTAA
- the LOC138128639 gene encoding venom acid phosphatase Acph-1-like: MRKRTVIGAMVCATIVFFAIIGFGVHSSADDDTKDLQLLHVILRHGARTPATTYPKDPYVTETFYPVGWGQLTNAGKLEMYNLGKFLRERYGKFLGPHYTPDEYYAQSTDSDRTKASVQTINAGLWPPEVKQKWGPIEWQPIPVHSEPLSQDHLLLVRKPCPQYHLELERVMESEEIQDKLKAHQELFEELSDATGLKVKNFDDVQDIYSTLKAEESYNLTLPEWTKQYYPDKLLPPTIFSFVLNAYNDRLKRLKGGVLLKKLVSDWRSKVDGTIEPAQRKAFLYAGHDSTIVNILSALKVWDPQMPDYGITVLLELSRDKITNEYGVDVFLRNSTTTAPHRLTLPGCDEFCPLSKLVELTSDVIPEDWDKECESDDPNYTPPPPKGP, from the exons ATGAGAAAACGAACAGTTATTGGGGCCATGGTGTGCGCCACAATTGTCTTTTTCGCCATCATCGGCTTTGGGGTCCACTCGAGCGCCGACGACGACACCAAAGATCTTCAATTGTTGCACGTG ATACTCAGACATGGCGCGAGGACGCCGGCGACCACGTATCCCAAGGACCCTTACGTCACTGAGACATTCTACCCAGTGGGATGGGGACAGCTGACCAAC GCGGGCAAACTCGAGATGTACAACTTGGGAAAGTTCCTCCGGGAGCGCTACGGAAAGTTTCTGGGGCCGCACTACACTCCTGACGAGTACTACGCGCAGTCCACGGACAGTGACCGCACCAAAGCGAGCGTCCAAACCATCAACGCGGGTTTGTGGCCGCCGGAGGTCAAACAAAAATGGGGTCCGATAGAGTGGCAACCGATCCCCGTCCATTCAGAGCCGTTGTCGCAAGACCAC TTGTTGTTAGTGCGGAAGCCCTGCCCCCAGTACCACCTGGAGTTGGAGCGAGTCATGGAGTCGGAAGAGATACAAGACAAGTTGAAAGCTCACCAGGAGCTGTTCGAGGAGTTGAGCGACGCGACAGGGCTGAAGGTGAAGAATTTCGACGACGTGCAGGACATCTACTCCACGCTAAAAGCCGAA GAGTCTTACAATTTGACGTTGCCCGAGTGGACAAAACAATACTACCCTGACAAGCTCCTCCCCcccactattttcagtttcgTGTTGAACGCCTACAACGACCGCCTCAAGAGGCTAAAGGGCGGGGTCTTGCTCAAGAAGCTCGTCTCCGATTGGCGGAGTAAAGTGGACGGGACGATCGAGCCCGCCCAACGCAAGGCCTTCCTCTACGCCGGCCACGATTCCACCATTGTCAACATCTTGAGCGCTCTGAAAGTGTGGGATCCACAGATGCCCGACTACGGAATCACCGTCTTGTTGGAGCTGTCGAGGGACAAAATCACCAACGAGTACGGCGTCGACGTGTTTTTGCGCAACTCGACGACCACCGCCCCCCACCGATTGACGCTGCCGGGGTGCGACGAGTTCTGCCCCTTGTCCAAACTGGTGGAGCTTACGAGCGACGTAATTCCCGAGGATTGGGACAAGGAGTGCGAGAGCGACGACCCGAACTACACGCCGCCCCCGCCAAAAGGACCCTAA